Proteins from a single region of Ogataea parapolymorpha DL-1 chromosome IV, whole genome shotgun sequence:
- a CDS encoding N-acetyltransferase, producing MISLDDLTPNNLGLINVIAYASYSDQELEEIKESGELAQYAYYNEVPVGLVICKPLQPVNSKSPAGLLVDKLCVLPAYSGKYGLEDKLLEYVENVTRKRHLDKIYVVTEEPSQWQKFGFSYEDASQELYRNLNLVKEGQQLLRKALNN from the coding sequence ATGATATCTCTAGACGATCTAACTCCCAACAATTTGGGCCTAATAAACGTGATAGCATACGCGTCCTATTCGGAccaggagctcgaggaaatcaaagaatCTGGAGAACTCGCGCAATATGCATACTACAACGAGGTCCCTGTGGGCTTGGTGATCTGCAAGCCCCTCCAACCCGTGAACTCAAAATCGCCTGCAGGTCTGCTGGTTGATAAACTGTGCGTACTGCCTGCCTACAGCGGTAAGTATGGTCTAGAAGATAAATTACTGGAGTACGTCGAGAATGTTACAAGAAAGAGACACCTGGATAAAATATATGTGGTTACCGAGGAGCCGAGCCAATGGCAAAAATTTGGCTTTTCGTACGAGGACGCCTCGCAAGAACTTTATCGGAACCTCAACCTGGTAAAAGAgggccagcagctcttGAGGAAGGCGCTGAACAACTGA
- a CDS encoding Heme-binding protein involved in regulation of cytochrome P450 protein Erg11p, with the protein METLVLVAIVVILATFFLGSTIFAPSRTVEINPAADDVAVEEQEFTPRTLYKYNGFDLEQIYIAVKGNVYDVSKSRQFYGPSGPYSNFAGHDASRGLAKNSFDESMVRDFGEPIDDLKDLTEAEWKALDGWEETFKSKYPKVGVLVEEKK; encoded by the exons ATGGAGACTCTGGTGCTTGTTGCCATTGTGGTGATTCTGGCCACCTTTTTCCTAGGAAGCACGATATTTGCACCCTCTCGAACAGTGGAAATCAATCCCGCGGCCGACGATGTGGctgtggaggagcaggagtTCACTCCTCGTACTCTGTATAAGTACAATGGGTTCGATCTCGAGCAGATATATATTGCAGTGAAGGGCAATGTGTATGATGTGTCAAAATCCAGACAATTCTACGGTCCATCAGGGCCATACTCGAACTTTGCTGGCCACGACGCATCTCGTGGACTAGCAAAAAACTCGTTTGACGAGT CCATGGTGAGGGATTTTGGGGAGCCAATTGACGATTTGAAAGATCTTACGGAGGCAGAATGGAAAGCCCTGGATGGCTGGGAAGAAACGTTCAAGTCCAAGTACCCTAAGGTGGGGgttttggtggaggaaaagaaaTAG
- a CDS encoding 1-phosphatidylinositol phosphodiesterase, translating into MVDYANWLKSVSDDTNIGRLSIPGTHNSAACHTALPSVQCQGASVTKQLEHGVRFLDVRLSRNFITTHDDDEHRNDLIVIHGNFPVKLLGSVKFSELLDEVYKFVDKHPSEFVILSIKQEGTGTWDNQNDEFANVINDRFISKNRDKWYLRSELPTLRDCRGKIILFRRFGVQNGEKQGSLGIPAPSWSYNTTDDDRGCIRVQDFCEIKTEQDIPKKAEYVKNMINNAKNYNSSNSDPKLFINFCSGSNFFDRDCWPEKVTEGLMVASLDECYGKGCGTVILDYSEKNDWKLVKKLVDQNF; encoded by the coding sequence ATGGTTGACTACGCCAACTGGCTCAAATCCGTTTCCGACGACACTAATATTGGTCGTCTTTCTATTCCAGGAACCCATAACTCTGCTGCGTGCCACACTGCGCTTCCTTCTGTCCAATGTCAGGGCGCATCTGTTACCAAACAATTAGAGCACGGAGTTCGGTTTTTGGACGTGAGACTGTCTCGCAACTTCATCACAACCCacgacgatgacgagcACAGAAATGATCTAATTGTCATTCATGGCAATTTCCCCGTCAAACTGCTCGGATCCGTCAAGTTCAGCGAGCTTTTGGACGAGGTGTATAAATTCGTCGACAAGCACCCTTCGGAGTTTGTGATCTTGTCCATAAAACAAGAGGGCACTGGTACCTGGGACAACCAGAATGATGAGTTTGCCAATGTCATCAATGACCGCTTCATCTCGAAAAATAGGGACAAATGGTACCTGCGTTCTGAGCTGCCAACATTGAGAGACTGCCGAGGTAAGATTATCCTGTTCAGACGTTTTGGTGTCCAAAATGGGGAGAAGCAAGGCTCTTTGGGTATTCCTGCCCCATCTTGGTCTTACAATACCACTGATGACGATAGAGGATGTATCAGGGTTCAAGACTTTTGTGAGATAAAGACCGAGCAAGATATTCCAAAGAAGGCGGAGTACGTTAAGAACATGATCAACAATGCCAAGAACTACAACAGCAGTAACAGTGACCCAAAGCTATTCATCAACTTTTGCTCGGGATCGAACTTCTTTGACCGTGACTGCTGGCCAGAGAAAGTCACCGAGGGTCTTATGGTGGCCAGCTTAGACGAGTGCTACGGCAAGGGATGTGGTACGGTGATTTTGGACTATAGTGAAAAGAACGACTGGAAGTTGgtcaagaagcttgttgaccAGAACTTTTAA